A window of the Miscanthus floridulus cultivar M001 chromosome 14, ASM1932011v1, whole genome shotgun sequence genome harbors these coding sequences:
- the LOC136505093 gene encoding uncharacterized protein, whose amino-acid sequence MGNSQASPASASSSRFVMASRAFSKQELDGLRGLFTSLAAQSQTSGRAISRPVFLDYYGVGGPLGDRLFQLVAKESGGSDGVTFEDLIISKATYGRGTRDEVDEFIYQLCDVTGDGSLTRSDLESVLASVHETVFAVKKEVGEGSNNRPFEAFINSAVFSKDAEGVSEKSMSLPDFRNWCILLPSLRKFLGNLLMPPDSGRPGFEVPLLHYPENISADLLLLNKEYAWHIGGGFSRQEVQEWRLLYHSSLHGQSFNTFLGKVTDGDAQTVLIVKDTEGSIYGGYASQPWERHSDFYGDMKTFLFKLYPQASIFRPTGANKNLQWCAINFSSENIPNGIGFGGQPHHFGLFLSANFDQGHSFTCSTFTSPPLSKTNRFRPEVIECWGIQMRGAQDEKLELVKGTVLERFKEDRNMLKMVGLANASD is encoded by the exons ATGGGCAACTCGCAGGCTTCGCCGGCGTCCGCCTCCAGCTCCCGCTTCGTCATGGCCTCGAG GGCCTTCTCGAAGCAGGAGCTGGACGGCCTCCGCGGCCTATTCACCTCCCTCGCAGCGCAGTCGCAGACCAGCGGCCGCGCCATCTCACGCCCCGTCTTCCTC GATTACTATGGGGTCGGGGGGCCATTAGGCGACAGGCTGTTCCAGTTGGTGGCTAAGGAGAGTGGCGGGAGCGATGGGGTCACGTTCGAGGATTTGATCATCTCCAAA GCAACATATGGAAGGGGAACTCGAGATGAGGTTGATGAATTCATTTATCAACTATGTGATGTCACAGGAGATGGTTCCTTAACAAG GTCTGATTTGGAATCTGTCTTGGCATCCGTTCATGAAACTGTATTTGCAGTAAAGAAGGAAGTTGGTGAAGGTTCCAACAACAGACCATTTGAAGCATTCATCAACTCTGCAGTATTTTCAAAGGATGCTGAAGGGGTCTCAGAGAAGTCTATGTCATTACCAGACTTTAGGAACTGGTGCATTCTCTTGCCATCATTGAGGAAGTTCCTTGGAAATTTGTTGATGCCCCCTGATTCAG GTAGACCAGGGTTTGAAGTACCACTGCTTCATTATCCTGAAAACATCTCCGCTGATTTGCTGCTTCTAAATAAAGAGTATGCCTGGCATATTGGAGGAGGCTTTTCCCGACAAGAGGTGCAAGAGTGGAGGCTTTTATATCACAGTTCTCTTCATGGACAAAGCTTCAACACTTTCTTAGGAAAAGTAAC GGATGGAGATGCTCAGACTGTTCTAATTGTTAAAGATACAGAAGGATCAATTTATGGTGGATATGCATCACAGCCTTGGGAAAGGCACAGTGATTTTTATGGTGACATGAAGACATTCCTCTTCAAATTATATCCTCAAGCATCCATTTTCCGCCCTACTGGAGCAAACAAGAATTTGCAATGG TGTGCTATAAACTTCAGCTCTGAGAACATACCCAATGGTATTGGATTTGGAGGGCAGCCACATCATTTCGGACTCTTTTTATCTGCAAATTTCGATCAAGGGCACTCATTTACTTGTAGCACGTTTACCAGCCCTCCCCTTTCCAAGACAAATAGGTTCAGGCCAGAAGTTATTGAATGTTGGGGTATACAAATGAGAGGAGCACAAGATGAAAAACTGGAGCTAGTCAAGGGGACAGTCCTCGAGAGATTCAAGGAGGACCGGAATATGCTGAAGATGGTTGGTTTGGCAAATGCGAGTGATTAA